In Rhodospirillales bacterium, a single genomic region encodes these proteins:
- a CDS encoding AbrB/MazE/SpoVT family DNA-binding domain-containing protein: MRISERGQITIPKALRDRFGMSHNVEVEITPTREGLLIQKRTSAKHPVERVYAILGNVGDTDEYLEEIRGR, from the coding sequence ATGCGCATTTCTGAGCGTGGTCAGATCACCATTCCCAAGGCCTTGCGAGACCGCTTTGGGATGAGCCACAACGTGGAGGTGGAAATCACTCCGACTCGGGAGGGCCTTCTCATCCAGAAGCGGACGTCGGCAAAACATCCTGTGGAGCGCGTGTATGCGATCTTGGGCAATGTTGGCGACACGGACGAATATCTTGAAGAAATCCGCGGAAGGTGA